A window from Vanessa cardui chromosome 21, ilVanCard2.1, whole genome shotgun sequence encodes these proteins:
- the LOC124539112 gene encoding mast cell protease 4-like produces the protein MTPVVKSIYVKGTKTGSKRFSYVFVLFSSNRYRFCGGSIISKVKVLTAAHCFEGHNFYYAKNPHVLRVVAGSLRNVLTHSGETETNAISQWRKIRKVVLHNQFHFPRHDIALVFVSEEWKFMPNVDYVKTAARSIDYPRTCVSAGFGRTGHSNRDTISPVLLVAQISTIPKTQCSIIWEMNMNTFICSNSAVTDVSRGDSGGPLACKGTLDPSENPNRDLLVGVVSGKNFDRTTLYTRISEYHGWIERNSGSKLFNGFMYLMFNTIIFLIYPLFL, from the exons atgacgccAGT agtaaaaagtatttatgtaaaagGAACGAAAACGGGCTCAAAACGTTTTtcttatgtttttgttttatttagtagtAATAGGTATAGAT TCTGTGGAGGCAGCATTATAAGCAAAGTCAAAGTTCTAACAGCGGCCCATTGCTTCGAGGGTCACAATTTCTACTACGCCAAAAACCCTCACGTCCTACGCGTAGTTGCCGGCAGCCTACGCAATGTACTAACTCATTCCGGTGAAACGGAAACGAACGCCATCAGTCAATGGAGGAAAATACGAAAGGTTGTATTGCACAATCAATTCCATTTCCCGAGACACGATATAGCCCTTGTATTCGTTAGCGAAGAGTGGAAATTTATGCCCAATGTCGATTACGTCAAAACGGCCGCGAGAAGCATAGATTACCCGCGGACGTGTGTATCTGCGGGTTTTGGTAGAACAGGTCACAGCAATCGTGATACCATTTCGCCGGTGTTACTTGTGGCACAGATAAGTACAATACCGAAAACGCAGTGCTCGATCATCTGGGAAATGAACATGAATACCTTTATTTGTTCGAATTCTGCGGTGACAGATGTTTCGAGAGGTGATTCTGGGGGCCCTTTGGCTTGTAAAGGTACATTGGATCCCTCGGAAAATCCGAATAGGGATTTATTGGTTGGCGTTGTTAGCGGCAAGAATTTCGACCGAACTACGCTTTACACAAGGATTTCTGAATATCACGGCTGGATCGAAAGGAACTCTGGGTCGAAATTATTTAACGGATTTATGTACTTGATgttcaatacaataatatttttaatatatccgTTGTttctttaa